CTGGGCGTGCTCTGCCTGGCCATCGGTGACGCCATCGCCAAGTGGCTCGGCGAGGTGCACTCGCCGCTGCAGATCATCTTCTTTCGTACCCTGGTCTCGCTGCCCCTGATCGCGCTGCTGGCCCACTTCGGTGGCGGCCTGATCAAGCTGAGCACGCGCCGGCCCAGGGTGCACCTGCTGCGCGGGCTGATCTACACCGGCACCATGGTCTGCTTCGTGCTGGGGCTGACCCTGCTGCCGCTGGCCGAGGCCACCGCCATCGCTTTCGTGGCGCCGCTGTTCGTCACCCTGCTCTCGGTGCCGCTGCTCGGCGAGCGCATCGAGGGGCCGGTACTGGTCGCCTCTCTGGTGGGCTTCGTGGGGGTGCTGATCGTGGTGCGCCCGGGGGGCGGGGCCTTCCATCCCGGCTCGCTGGTGCTGATCGGGGCGGCGCTCTTCTATGCGCTGATGATGATCACCGCGCGCCGCTGGGGTG
The Halomonas alkalicola DNA segment above includes these coding regions:
- a CDS encoding DMT family transporter; the protein is MSSSFKGIGFMCLGVLCLAIGDAIAKWLGEVHSPLQIIFFRTLVSLPLIALLAHFGGGLIKLSTRRPRVHLLRGLIYTGTMVCFVLGLTLLPLAEATAIAFVAPLFVTLLSVPLLGERIEGPVLVASLVGFVGVLIVVRPGGGAFHPGSLVLIGAALFYALMMITARRWGGREHLWAMVFYMTLVPFVITGLALPWVWQTPHPWHWLAFLGSGLFGVGATAFITLAFRHAPAAIAAPFDYSAMLWAVLLGWWFWGEMPDLWVFVGSALIIGSGLAIAYREGRTTLKRRPTS